Proteins from a genomic interval of Granulicella sp. L56:
- a CDS encoding acyl-CoA dehydrogenase yields the protein MFGLTEEQEQLRKEVRAFAEREIAPHVSEWDEKSLFPAEVVKKLGPMGLMGVIFPEALGGAGMGYVEYVLAVEELSRVDGSVGIIVASHNSLCTNHIMLAGNDEQRQRWVSKLARGEWLGAWGLTEPGSGSDAAGARTTAVKRGEKWVLNGSKTFITNGSYADCTVVLAVTDHAQGTRGISAFVVEKGTKGFRAGKKENKLGLRASDTSELIFEECEIPAENLVGKLGEGFKDAMRVLDGGRISIAALSLGMARGALDAAMKYAQQRRQFGKAISEFQAIQFKLADMATQLDAAWLLTMRAAQMKDKGLRVTRESAMAKLFASEAACRICDEGVQIHGGYGFIKDYPAEKFYRDVKLCTIGEGTSEIQRMVIARELLGTAPSRG from the coding sequence ATGTTTGGACTGACCGAGGAACAGGAGCAGTTGCGGAAGGAAGTGCGGGCCTTTGCGGAGCGGGAGATTGCGCCGCATGTCTCGGAGTGGGATGAGAAGAGCCTGTTTCCTGCCGAGGTGGTGAAAAAGCTTGGGCCGATGGGATTGATGGGAGTGATCTTTCCCGAGGCGCTGGGCGGCGCGGGCATGGGCTATGTGGAGTATGTGCTGGCGGTGGAGGAGCTGTCGCGGGTCGATGGAAGCGTGGGGATCATTGTGGCTTCGCATAACTCACTCTGCACCAACCACATTATGCTGGCTGGCAATGATGAGCAGCGGCAGAGGTGGGTCTCGAAGCTGGCGCGCGGGGAGTGGCTGGGAGCCTGGGGACTGACCGAGCCGGGGTCAGGATCGGATGCGGCGGGGGCGCGGACGACGGCGGTGAAGCGTGGGGAGAAGTGGGTGCTGAACGGAAGCAAGACCTTCATTACGAACGGCAGCTATGCGGACTGTACGGTGGTACTGGCGGTGACTGACCACGCGCAGGGGACGCGGGGGATCTCGGCGTTTGTGGTGGAGAAGGGGACGAAGGGTTTTCGCGCGGGGAAGAAGGAGAACAAGCTGGGACTGCGGGCGAGCGATACTTCGGAGCTGATCTTTGAGGAGTGCGAGATTCCGGCGGAGAACCTTGTTGGGAAGTTAGGGGAGGGCTTCAAGGACGCCATGCGGGTGTTGGATGGCGGTCGAATTTCGATTGCGGCGTTGAGTTTGGGAATGGCGCGGGGAGCGCTCGATGCGGCGATGAAGTATGCGCAGCAGCGGCGGCAGTTTGGCAAGGCGATTAGCGAGTTTCAGGCGATCCAGTTCAAGCTGGCAGATATGGCGACCCAGCTTGACGCGGCGTGGCTGCTGACGATGCGTGCGGCGCAGATGAAGGACAAAGGGCTGCGGGTGACGCGGGAGTCGGCGATGGCGAAGCTGTTTGCCAGCGAGGCGGCTTGCCGGATCTGCGACGAGGGGGTGCAGATTCATGGCGGCTATGGGTTTATCAAGGACTATCCGGCGGAGAAGTTTTATCGCGATGTGAAGCTGTGCACGATTGGGGAAGGGACGAGCGAGATTCAGCGGATGGTGATTGCGCGGGAGCTGCTGGGGACGGCTCCCAGCCGGGGGTAA
- the thiC gene encoding phosphomethylpyrimidine synthase ThiC, whose product MNSNGNGQHLDGGAANGNGYKVPTGRADWIVKRKAEAERTGDTNMSQMHFARKGLITEEMAYVAQREKIAAELVRSEVAKGTMIIPANINHVELEPMAIGVESLCKINANIGNSALVSNVDEELRKLHTAVHFGADTVMDLSTGGDIPMIREQILRHSPVPIGTVPLYEALSRVKKLEDLNIDLYLEVIEEQAQQGVDYFTIHAGVLIQYVPLVAKRITGIVSRGGAILAQWMTAHHKQNFLYENFDRITKIMAKYDVSYSLGDGLRPGCVADASDEAQFAELKTLGELTRQAWKSDVQVMIEGPGHVPLDKIKEQVDKEVELCDGAPFYVLGPLVTDIAPGYDHITSAIGAALIGWHGAAMLCYVTPKEHLGLPNEKDVKDGIIAYKIAAHAADIARHRPGARDRDDAISHARYTFDWDKQFALSLDPDTARGMHDETLPDDYYKEAAFCSMCGPKFCSMNWSSKVDKFNEEQHGLKKPDLTQIVTEQMALRG is encoded by the coding sequence ATGAATAGCAATGGCAACGGGCAGCATTTGGATGGTGGCGCGGCGAACGGCAATGGTTACAAGGTGCCGACGGGGCGAGCGGATTGGATTGTAAAGCGCAAGGCTGAGGCCGAGCGGACGGGCGACACCAACATGTCGCAGATGCACTTTGCGCGCAAGGGATTGATTACCGAAGAGATGGCTTATGTCGCTCAGCGCGAGAAGATTGCGGCCGAGCTGGTGCGGAGCGAGGTTGCGAAGGGCACCATGATTATTCCGGCCAACATCAACCACGTTGAGCTGGAGCCGATGGCGATTGGGGTGGAGTCGCTGTGCAAGATCAATGCGAATATCGGCAACTCGGCGCTGGTGTCGAATGTCGACGAAGAGTTGCGGAAGCTGCATACCGCCGTGCACTTTGGCGCGGATACGGTGATGGACCTTTCGACGGGTGGCGATATTCCGATGATTCGCGAGCAGATCCTGCGGCACTCGCCGGTACCGATTGGGACAGTTCCTCTCTATGAGGCGCTGAGCCGGGTGAAGAAGCTGGAAGACCTGAATATCGACCTGTATCTCGAGGTGATCGAGGAGCAGGCGCAGCAGGGTGTGGACTACTTTACGATCCATGCCGGTGTGCTGATTCAGTACGTTCCGCTGGTGGCCAAGCGCATCACCGGCATTGTGAGCCGAGGCGGCGCGATCCTGGCGCAGTGGATGACGGCGCACCACAAGCAGAACTTCCTGTATGAGAACTTCGACCGGATTACAAAGATCATGGCGAAGTATGACGTGAGCTACTCGCTGGGTGATGGGCTGCGGCCGGGTTGCGTGGCTGATGCCAGCGACGAGGCCCAGTTTGCCGAGCTGAAGACGCTGGGCGAGTTGACGCGGCAGGCGTGGAAGAGCGATGTGCAGGTGATGATCGAAGGGCCGGGGCACGTGCCGCTGGACAAGATCAAGGAGCAGGTGGACAAGGAAGTCGAGCTTTGCGACGGCGCTCCGTTCTATGTGCTGGGGCCGCTGGTGACCGATATCGCTCCGGGCTATGACCACATTACGTCGGCGATTGGCGCGGCGCTTATTGGATGGCATGGCGCGGCGATGCTCTGCTATGTGACTCCGAAGGAGCACCTGGGACTGCCGAATGAGAAGGACGTGAAGGACGGCATCATCGCTTACAAGATTGCTGCTCATGCGGCGGACATTGCGCGGCACCGGCCGGGTGCGCGTGATCGCGACGATGCGATCTCGCATGCTCGTTATACGTTTGATTGGGACAAGCAGTTTGCGTTGTCGCTCGATCCGGATACGGCTCGCGGGATGCACGATGAGACGCTACCGGATGACTACTACAAGGAAGCGGCGTTCTGCTCAATGTGCGGACCGAAGTTCTGCAGCATGAACTGGTCAAGCAAGGTCGACAAGTTCAACGAAGAGCAGCATGGACTGAAGAAGCCTGACCTGACTCAGATTGTCACCGAGCAGATGGCGCTCCGAGGGTAG
- a CDS encoding ABC transporter permease, with protein MKNSMRDSLQQGLQRFGSFFRKRPLDVDLDAEMRSHLELAVEENLKRGLSASEARRQALVQFGGVEQAKEQQRAARGMPWLDIALQDLRYSLRTMRRDYGFTLVAVAILALGIGANIAVFSVVDTILLRPLPFHNPQRLVWIAPPDANGLSASTYSADAYDDLLTMNRSFEDVTAYYAFSTSDNLKLTGSGEPTPLTGMGVLGNFFHVLGVEPELGRSFTKDETVKGGRAVVLLSHAYWERQFGGDRGVVGRSITLNGTPTTVIGVLPETFDFGAAFAPGSKVDVFEPTVLDDIRNEGNTLALIGRLKPGVTVAQSQAEATTLFPKFYWSKKFADSAGNYTARPMELKQYVSGKLRRSLITLWCAVGVILLIVCVNLSNLLLARAASRSKEFALRSALGAGRGRLVRQLLTESLVLAGMGAVLGLGLAYAITSYIAHQGSLALPLLNEVKVDGTALLWTVGISVGAAVLFGLLPGLKMSSGDLQEALKDTGQGMSAGKNHERLRSALVISEVALACVLLVGAGLLLRSFLRVLDVDLGFQPSNAAAIKMDYSDGGSTDKRNAIFEEAIRRVSAIPGVETAGISDNLPLERNRGWGGPSAKGKTYRKGEVPGAFVYIVSPGYVEAMGMRLHGRDFTWQDNMKGQSTVILNEKAAKFVSPGEDAVGKVVLIGNNEVHVIGVVADVHETNVEGVSGEQMYLPTTRDEWGPDGAEMVVRTKLPPAQLAGSVLRTLRELNPNQPAVEFRPIQGIVNRAVSPRRFFVMLVGAFAGLGLLLASLGIYGVISYSVTRRTQEIGIRMALGASAGRVQMGVISKTLKLAAIGIVVGIFASMLVANLISSLLFGTTPTDPITFVVMIVLLGAVAALAGYLPARRASRINPMVALRNS; from the coding sequence ATGAAGAACTCTATGAGGGATTCGTTACAGCAGGGCTTGCAGCGGTTTGGCTCCTTCTTTCGCAAGCGTCCGCTAGACGTTGATCTGGATGCGGAGATGCGGAGCCATCTGGAGCTGGCAGTCGAGGAGAACCTGAAGCGCGGGCTCTCTGCCAGTGAGGCGCGACGGCAGGCGCTGGTTCAGTTTGGCGGTGTAGAGCAGGCAAAGGAGCAGCAGCGGGCAGCGCGCGGGATGCCGTGGCTGGATATTGCGTTGCAGGATCTTCGCTATAGCCTGCGGACGATGAGGCGCGACTACGGATTCACTCTGGTGGCGGTGGCGATTCTGGCACTGGGCATTGGAGCGAACATCGCCGTGTTCAGCGTGGTGGACACGATTTTGCTGCGGCCTCTGCCGTTTCACAATCCGCAGCGGCTGGTGTGGATCGCGCCGCCTGATGCCAACGGGCTTTCTGCCTCGACTTATTCTGCGGATGCCTATGACGACCTGCTGACGATGAATCGCTCGTTCGAGGATGTGACCGCCTATTATGCGTTTTCGACGAGCGATAATCTCAAGCTGACGGGCAGCGGAGAGCCGACACCGCTTACCGGCATGGGAGTGTTGGGAAACTTCTTTCATGTGCTGGGTGTGGAACCGGAGTTGGGGCGCTCTTTTACAAAGGATGAGACGGTGAAGGGCGGGCGTGCCGTAGTGTTGCTGTCGCACGCCTATTGGGAGCGGCAGTTCGGTGGAGACCGTGGGGTTGTGGGCAGGTCGATCACGTTGAACGGGACGCCGACCACGGTCATAGGGGTGTTGCCGGAGACGTTCGACTTTGGTGCGGCGTTTGCTCCGGGCTCGAAGGTGGATGTCTTCGAGCCGACGGTCCTCGACGATATCCGCAACGAGGGAAATACGCTGGCGCTGATTGGGCGATTGAAGCCGGGTGTGACGGTGGCGCAGTCGCAGGCCGAGGCGACGACGTTATTTCCGAAATTTTACTGGAGCAAGAAGTTTGCGGATTCGGCTGGGAACTATACGGCGCGACCGATGGAGCTGAAGCAATATGTGAGCGGGAAGCTGCGGCGCTCTCTGATTACGCTGTGGTGTGCCGTGGGCGTGATTCTGCTGATCGTCTGTGTGAACCTGTCGAACCTGTTGCTGGCCCGGGCGGCATCGCGGAGCAAGGAGTTCGCGTTGCGCAGCGCTCTGGGCGCGGGGCGCGGACGGCTGGTGCGGCAGTTATTGACGGAGAGCCTGGTGCTGGCCGGGATGGGCGCGGTGCTGGGGCTTGGTCTGGCGTATGCGATCACCTCGTATATTGCGCACCAGGGATCGCTTGCCCTCCCTTTGTTGAACGAGGTGAAGGTGGATGGCACGGCCCTGCTGTGGACGGTGGGAATCAGTGTTGGAGCTGCGGTTCTGTTTGGGCTGTTGCCGGGGCTGAAGATGTCGAGCGGCGATCTACAGGAGGCGCTGAAGGATACCGGGCAGGGAATGAGCGCGGGCAAGAACCATGAGCGATTGCGTTCGGCGCTGGTGATCTCCGAGGTTGCGCTGGCTTGCGTGCTGCTGGTGGGCGCGGGGCTGCTGCTGCGGAGTTTTCTGCGGGTGCTGGATGTCGACCTTGGCTTTCAACCGTCGAATGCGGCGGCGATCAAGATGGACTATAGCGACGGCGGAAGCACGGACAAGAGGAACGCGATCTTCGAGGAGGCCATCCGGCGTGTCAGTGCGATTCCGGGAGTGGAGACGGCGGGCATCTCGGACAATCTGCCGCTGGAACGAAACCGCGGATGGGGCGGACCTAGCGCGAAGGGAAAGACATATCGGAAGGGTGAGGTTCCAGGTGCATTCGTCTATATCGTTTCGCCGGGATATGTGGAGGCGATGGGGATGCGTCTGCATGGGCGCGACTTTACCTGGCAGGACAACATGAAGGGCCAGAGTACGGTGATCCTGAATGAGAAGGCGGCAAAGTTCGTATCCCCCGGAGAAGACGCTGTGGGGAAGGTTGTGCTGATTGGCAATAACGAGGTCCATGTCATTGGGGTTGTCGCGGATGTCCATGAGACCAATGTTGAGGGAGTGTCTGGCGAGCAGATGTATCTGCCAACGACGCGCGATGAGTGGGGGCCGGACGGAGCGGAGATGGTGGTGCGAACGAAGCTGCCGCCTGCCCAGTTAGCAGGGAGTGTGTTGCGGACGCTGCGGGAGTTGAATCCAAATCAGCCTGCGGTCGAGTTCAGGCCGATACAGGGGATTGTGAATCGTGCGGTCTCGCCGAGGCGATTTTTTGTGATGCTGGTTGGAGCGTTCGCGGGGCTGGGATTGCTCCTGGCATCGCTTGGAATCTATGGAGTGATCTCCTACTCGGTGACGCGCCGGACGCAGGAGATCGGGATTCGGATGGCGCTGGGTGCGTCGGCGGGAAGGGTGCAGATGGGCGTGATCTCGAAGACGCTGAAGCTGGCTGCGATCGGGATCGTGGTTGGGATCTTCGCATCGATGCTGGTGGCGAATTTGATCTCGTCACTGCTGTTCGGGACGACTCCTACGGACCCAATTACTTTCGTGGTGATGATTGTGCTATTGGGGGCTGTGGCTGCGCTGGCTGGATATTTGCCCGCGCGGCGCGCTTCGCGAATCAATCCCATGGTTGCTCTGCGGAATAGTTGA
- a CDS encoding PadR family transcriptional regulator, translated as MGDSKLDLLQGTLDLMVLQTLSAMGEMHGYGIARRIEQVSGDEVLLNQGTIYASLVRLQHRGWISAEWGTSENNRKAKFYSITKRGLKQMAEDTVYWQRLSSVMGRVLAMGEREGE; from the coding sequence GTGGGAGATTCGAAGCTCGATTTGTTGCAGGGGACGTTGGATCTGATGGTTTTGCAGACACTGTCTGCGATGGGCGAGATGCATGGCTATGGCATCGCGCGGCGCATCGAGCAGGTGAGTGGCGATGAGGTGCTCCTGAACCAGGGGACGATCTATGCGTCGCTGGTGCGGTTACAGCATCGCGGATGGATCTCGGCGGAGTGGGGAACGTCGGAGAACAACCGCAAGGCGAAGTTTTATTCGATCACGAAGCGCGGGCTGAAGCAGATGGCCGAGGACACAGTCTATTGGCAGAGATTGTCGAGTGTGATGGGGCGGGTGCTGGCGATGGGCGAAAGGGAAGGTGAGTGA
- a CDS encoding cytochrome c maturation protein CcmE, protein MSSTAQKSPIKIVIAAIIIIATMGYLAYTGVQDNKSYYVTIGELQAMGNKAYVRHLRVAGNVAPGSIHRSGTYVDFSLLEQNRTLRVSYKGIEPPPDTFKDDAQALAVGTYGHDGVFHATQLQAKCASKYAPAKPAATTTAVALPADFKK, encoded by the coding sequence ATGTCGAGCACAGCCCAGAAAAGCCCGATCAAGATCGTCATCGCCGCGATCATCATCATCGCGACGATGGGGTACCTGGCCTACACCGGCGTTCAGGACAACAAGAGCTACTACGTCACCATCGGCGAGCTGCAAGCCATGGGCAACAAGGCCTATGTCCGCCATCTCCGCGTCGCAGGCAACGTAGCTCCGGGCAGCATCCACCGCAGTGGAACCTACGTCGACTTCTCTCTGCTGGAGCAGAACCGCACCCTCAGGGTCAGCTACAAAGGCATTGAGCCGCCGCCCGACACCTTCAAGGACGACGCTCAGGCCCTCGCCGTAGGCACCTACGGACACGACGGCGTCTTCCACGCCACGCAGCTCCAAGCCAAATGCGCCTCCAAGTACGCTCCGGCAAAGCCCGCCGCGACCACCACCGCAGTCGCTCTCCCCGCCGACTTCAAAAAATAA
- a CDS encoding ABC transporter ATP-binding protein has product MEKSAKPSNGASGSTAAELESVSKIYGTFAALRNVSASFESGTCTVIVGENGAGKSTLLRVLAGLITPTRGTARVFSESPQSQRHRMAYMSHSTMLYDELTAMENLNYFASLYRDGGCACVGSPEMALRAVGLDPTLSRPVGQYSQGMRQRASLARVLQTDPEILLLDEPFSNLDVASAHHMVELLADFRTWPVAGGGKRTILLTTHQAHLAEPIADTTLSMRNGQIIQPEAVAK; this is encoded by the coding sequence ATGGAGAAGTCAGCCAAGCCCAGCAACGGCGCATCCGGCAGCACCGCCGCCGAACTCGAATCCGTCTCCAAGATCTACGGCACCTTCGCCGCCCTTCGCAACGTCTCCGCCAGCTTTGAATCAGGCACCTGCACCGTCATCGTAGGCGAAAATGGTGCCGGAAAATCCACCCTCCTACGTGTCCTCGCCGGTCTCATCACTCCCACCCGTGGCACCGCCCGCGTCTTCTCCGAATCTCCACAGAGCCAGCGTCATCGCATGGCCTACATGAGCCACTCCACCATGCTCTACGACGAGCTGACCGCCATGGAGAACCTCAACTACTTCGCCTCCCTCTACCGCGATGGCGGGTGTGCCTGCGTAGGCAGCCCTGAGATGGCCCTCCGCGCCGTCGGCCTCGACCCCACGCTCAGCCGCCCCGTCGGCCAATATTCGCAGGGCATGCGCCAGCGTGCCTCGCTCGCCCGCGTTCTCCAGACCGATCCAGAAATCCTTCTCCTCGACGAGCCCTTCTCCAACCTCGATGTAGCCTCCGCTCACCACATGGTCGAGCTGCTCGCCGACTTCCGCACCTGGCCAGTAGCTGGCGGCGGCAAACGCACCATCCTGCTCACCACTCATCAGGCTCATCTCGCTGAGCCCATCGCCGACACCACCCTCTCCATGCGCAACGGCCAGATCATCCAGCCGGAGGCGGTCGCCAAGTGA
- the ybaK gene encoding Cys-tRNA(Pro) deacylase: MKPPAKTNAARLLDSLNITYELRAYEVDLEDLTAISVARKIGLPPEQVFKTLLAHTNDGASGKAGIEHLFAVIPGDAELDLKKLAHAANAKKAELASLKEVEPLTGYIRGGVTVMAARKPFPAYADETIELHDLISISAGQRGLQILLSPADYLRAANATLADLTK; this comes from the coding sequence GTGAAGCCTCCCGCCAAAACCAACGCCGCCCGTCTGCTCGACAGCCTCAACATCACCTACGAGCTGCGCGCCTACGAGGTCGATCTCGAAGACCTGACCGCCATCTCGGTCGCCCGCAAGATCGGCCTTCCTCCGGAGCAGGTCTTCAAGACCCTCCTCGCCCACACCAACGATGGCGCCAGCGGCAAAGCAGGAATAGAGCATCTCTTCGCCGTCATCCCCGGAGACGCCGAACTCGATCTGAAAAAGCTGGCCCACGCCGCCAACGCAAAAAAGGCCGAGCTGGCATCCCTCAAAGAAGTCGAACCGCTCACCGGCTACATCCGTGGCGGAGTCACCGTCATGGCGGCCCGCAAACCCTTCCCCGCCTACGCCGACGAGACCATCGAGCTACACGACCTCATCTCCATCTCCGCCGGACAGCGCGGCCTGCAAATCCTGCTCTCCCCCGCCGACTACCTCCGCGCCGCCAACGCCACCCTGGCCGACCTCACCAAATGA
- a CDS encoding heme exporter protein CcmB, with product MKYIGHVLAHLRKDLRIEWRSRDSINGMLFFALLVVVVFSLAFDPTAAVSRQISGGILWVALLFATVTALNQAWTREQNHQVLEAQRMAPAPASALFLGKAIANMLFVLVVEAVLAPVFIVFYNLHVLGNAWLLALILPLGTWALVVNGTFFAVLGLRTRNRELLLPLLLLPISLPALLGMVEATTGVLTAQLDPLEINTWITQLAGYDLIFTIVCILLFETVLNAE from the coding sequence ATGAAATATATCGGCCACGTCCTCGCCCACCTCCGCAAAGACCTCCGCATCGAGTGGCGCTCCCGCGACTCCATCAACGGAATGCTCTTCTTCGCGCTGCTGGTGGTCGTCGTCTTCTCGCTCGCCTTCGACCCCACAGCCGCCGTCTCCCGCCAGATCTCCGGAGGCATCCTCTGGGTAGCGCTGCTCTTCGCCACCGTCACCGCGCTCAACCAAGCATGGACCCGCGAGCAGAACCATCAGGTCCTCGAAGCCCAACGCATGGCCCCCGCTCCTGCGTCCGCACTCTTCCTGGGCAAAGCCATCGCCAACATGCTCTTCGTCCTCGTCGTCGAAGCCGTTCTGGCCCCGGTCTTCATCGTCTTCTACAACCTGCACGTCCTCGGCAATGCGTGGCTGCTCGCGCTCATTCTCCCCCTCGGCACCTGGGCGCTGGTGGTCAACGGAACCTTCTTCGCTGTGCTCGGCCTGCGCACCCGCAACCGCGAACTCCTCCTGCCCCTGCTGCTCCTTCCCATCTCACTCCCGGCGCTTCTGGGCATGGTCGAAGCCACCACCGGAGTCCTCACCGCCCAGCTCGATCCCCTCGAAATCAACACCTGGATCACCCAGCTCGCCGGATACGATCTCATCTTCACGATCGTCTGCATTCTGCTCTTTGAAACCGTCCTCAACGCCGAATAG
- the ccsA gene encoding cytochrome c biogenesis protein CcsA: MSRPAIFRTVAWLWFLASLVVLVIGFREAIFLVPTDAAQGDAGRIFYYHVPISMLSLLFPYINFVASLAYLYWRRRDPLKALTSDALALTAAEVTVVYATICLVTGSIWGRATWGIWWTWDPRLTSMLLLWLLYVSYLMLRRFSSAGQSQTLAAVLSVFAAVDVPIVYMSIRWWRTQHPAPVFGGGPDSGLDPSMMPAFIWNIVGWAMWGIFILGFRFALERRRQLAEQEAALSAIEASLETAQ; the protein is encoded by the coding sequence GTGTCCCGACCCGCCATCTTCCGCACCGTCGCCTGGCTCTGGTTCCTCGCCAGCCTCGTCGTCCTCGTCATCGGCTTCCGCGAGGCGATCTTCCTTGTGCCCACCGACGCGGCCCAGGGCGACGCTGGACGAATCTTCTACTACCACGTCCCCATCTCGATGTTGAGCCTGCTCTTTCCCTACATTAACTTCGTGGCCTCGCTCGCCTATCTTTATTGGCGCCGCCGCGATCCCCTCAAGGCCCTCACCTCTGACGCCCTCGCCCTTACCGCCGCCGAAGTGACCGTCGTCTACGCCACTATCTGCCTGGTCACCGGCAGTATCTGGGGACGCGCTACCTGGGGCATCTGGTGGACGTGGGACCCGCGCCTCACCAGCATGTTGCTGCTCTGGCTGCTCTACGTCAGCTATCTGATGCTGCGGCGTTTCTCCTCCGCCGGTCAAAGCCAGACCCTCGCCGCCGTCCTCTCCGTCTTCGCCGCTGTGGATGTCCCTATCGTCTATATGTCTATCCGCTGGTGGCGCACCCAGCATCCGGCTCCCGTCTTTGGCGGCGGTCCTGACTCCGGCCTCGACCCCTCCATGATGCCTGCATTTATCTGGAACATCGTCGGGTGGGCCATGTGGGGCATCTTCATCCTCGGCTTCCGTTTCGCTCTTGAGCGCCGCCGTCAACTGGCCGAGCAGGAAGCAGCCCTCAGTGCCATCGAAGCCTCTCTGGAGACCGCCCAATGA
- a CDS encoding helix-turn-helix domain-containing protein, with amino-acid sequence MPEKPKSKPRSGCPVSVALEKFGDRWSLLIIRDLMVRGYKTFKEFQESGEGISTNILADRLQKLEAGEIILREPEETDGRKINYRLTEKGIDLAPVLLELLLWSAKHEQTGAPCEVMAQMAQSREAVLSETHRRWKDRDPNPILPPFVDTKPKNPKGATHEQS; translated from the coding sequence GTGCCAGAAAAGCCAAAATCGAAGCCCCGCTCCGGCTGCCCGGTCAGCGTCGCACTCGAAAAGTTCGGAGACCGCTGGTCCCTGCTGATCATCCGCGACCTCATGGTGCGGGGATACAAGACCTTCAAGGAGTTTCAGGAGTCCGGCGAAGGCATCTCTACCAATATCCTCGCCGACCGCTTGCAAAAGCTCGAAGCCGGAGAGATCATTCTCCGCGAGCCGGAAGAGACCGACGGAAGAAAGATCAACTATCGCCTCACCGAAAAGGGGATCGATCTTGCTCCGGTGCTGCTCGAGTTGCTTCTTTGGAGCGCGAAGCACGAGCAGACGGGCGCTCCCTGTGAGGTGATGGCGCAGATGGCACAGAGCCGCGAAGCCGTCCTCTCCGAAACCCATCGCCGCTGGAAAGATCGCGATCCCAACCCCATCCTGCCCCCGTTCGTCGATACAAAGCCGAAAAACCCTAAAGGAGCAACCCATGAGCAAAGTTAG
- a CDS encoding exo-alpha-sialidase, with amino-acid sequence MSKVRVLVGTRKGAFVLTSDGKREKWDISGPHFAGWEMYHLKGSPADPNRIYASQTSGWFGQVIQRSDDGGKTWSPVGNKFTYEGVPGTHQWYDGTAHPWEFKRVWHLEPSFTDPDTVYAGIEDAAIFRSTDGGQNWNEIPGLREHGSGPRWQPGAGGMCLHTILLDPSDPQRMYIAISAAGAFRTDDGGKTWQPINQGLHSQYIPDPKADVGHCVHHIAMHPTRPTTLFMQKHWDVMRSDNAGDHWHEISGNLPTDFGFAIDVHAHEPETIYVVPIKSDSEHFPLDGQLRVYRSRTGGNEWEPLTKGLPQSDCYVNVLRDAMAVDQLDSCGVYFGTTGGQVYVSPNAGDTWSPIVRDLPAVLSVEVQTIA; translated from the coding sequence ATGAGCAAAGTTAGAGTCCTAGTTGGCACTCGCAAGGGTGCCTTCGTCCTCACCTCCGACGGCAAGCGTGAAAAGTGGGACATCAGCGGCCCCCACTTCGCCGGATGGGAGATGTACCACCTCAAAGGCTCGCCCGCCGACCCCAACCGCATCTACGCCTCGCAGACCAGCGGATGGTTCGGCCAGGTCATCCAGCGCTCCGACGACGGCGGCAAAACCTGGTCGCCGGTCGGCAACAAGTTCACCTACGAAGGCGTCCCCGGCACCCACCAGTGGTACGACGGCACGGCGCATCCGTGGGAGTTCAAACGCGTCTGGCACCTCGAACCTTCGTTCACCGATCCGGACACCGTCTACGCTGGCATCGAGGACGCCGCCATCTTCCGCAGCACTGACGGCGGCCAGAACTGGAACGAGATCCCCGGCCTCCGTGAGCATGGCTCCGGCCCGCGCTGGCAGCCCGGCGCGGGCGGCATGTGCCTGCACACCATCCTCCTCGACCCCAGCGATCCCCAGCGCATGTACATCGCCATCTCCGCCGCCGGAGCCTTCCGCACCGACGACGGCGGCAAGACCTGGCAGCCCATCAACCAGGGTCTCCACTCGCAATACATCCCCGACCCCAAGGCCGACGTCGGACACTGCGTCCACCACATCGCCATGCACCCGACGCGTCCCACAACATTGTTCATGCAGAAGCACTGGGACGTCATGCGCTCCGACAACGCCGGAGACCACTGGCACGAGATCAGCGGCAACCTTCCCACTGACTTCGGCTTCGCCATCGACGTCCACGCCCACGAGCCCGAGACCATCTACGTCGTTCCGATCAAGTCCGACTCCGAGCACTTCCCCCTCGACGGCCAGCTCCGCGTCTACCGCAGCCGCACCGGCGGCAACGAGTGGGAGCCGCTCACCAAGGGTCTTCCGCAGTCCGACTGCTACGTCAACGTCCTGCGTGACGCCATGGCCGTCGACCAGCTCGACTCCTGCGGCGTCTACTTCGGCACCACCGGCGGCCAGGTCTACGTCTCGCCCAATGCCGGAGATACCTGGTCGCCCATCGTCCGCGATCTTCCTGCCGTCCTTTCCGTCGAGGTCCAGACCATCGCATGA